From Brevibacillus marinus, a single genomic window includes:
- a CDS encoding FtsK/SpoIIIE family DNA translocase — protein MSRKKKSSKRSWASVVKIELVGFLIIALALIGLLESGWLGKQVLAFLFRITAGSWDFVIPLFLIGWALFLMFTRRPPKLTQRMAGFLFLFLAVLIWDHLLLYQMITAEGRFEQSIVRVTWDRLWAERSQDVSTTSVGGGMLGAFLFALSNQLVGDIGTVLLIGLFALLGVMLVFNLSYVDMFLTTKNKVRSGYEKWKQSVKESIQLLHAEEQKESDGEAAPAEEEAAGLAPLAGADRQPAVEARHPAAPSQSADAQAHEEPPVNPVIRDFAERLLEERTESPASLGKEQESRPSSGGKAIAVASANDAQEADFSLTQQMDEQVLPYKLPSLKMLSRPKAVSLGKDVDHTTNAAKLVNTLKSFGVNASVSEVHRGPAVTRYEIQPAIGVKVSRIVSLTDDLALALAAKDIRIEAPIPGKSAIGIEVPNTEVAVVTLREVLESSRYQDAAAKLTVALGRDISGEPIVADLAKMPHLLVAGATGSGKSVCINSLIMSILFKAKPHEVKLMMIDPKMVELNVYNGIPHLLAPVVTDPRRASVALKKVVAEMERRYNLFAKHGSRNIEMYNQLARGRAAGEEHLSPLPYIVVIVDELADLMMVAPGDVEDAICRLAQMARAAGIHLIIATQRPSVDVITGVIKANIPSRIAFGVSSMADSRTILDMGGAEKLLGRGDMLFLPMGASKPIRVQGAFVSDKEVEEVVRFVKQQQQARYQAEMIPEEASEEPQPVIDDELYEQAVQIVAEAQTASASLLQRRLRIGYTRAARLIDMMEAQGVVGPYEGSKPREVKVPRPSEESNIS, from the coding sequence GTGAGCAGGAAAAAGAAATCATCCAAGCGATCGTGGGCCTCAGTGGTGAAAATCGAACTCGTCGGATTTTTGATTATCGCCTTGGCATTGATCGGGCTGTTGGAAAGCGGCTGGCTGGGCAAGCAGGTGTTGGCCTTCCTGTTTCGCATCACCGCCGGTTCGTGGGATTTTGTGATCCCGCTGTTTCTGATCGGGTGGGCGCTGTTCTTGATGTTTACGCGCCGTCCGCCCAAGCTGACGCAGCGAATGGCGGGGTTCCTGTTTCTCTTTTTGGCGGTCTTGATCTGGGATCACCTGCTCCTGTATCAAATGATCACCGCGGAGGGACGGTTTGAGCAGAGCATCGTCCGGGTGACCTGGGACAGATTGTGGGCGGAGCGATCCCAGGACGTGTCGACCACCAGCGTCGGCGGCGGGATGCTCGGCGCGTTCCTGTTTGCGCTGAGCAATCAGTTGGTCGGGGACATCGGCACCGTATTGTTGATCGGCTTGTTTGCCCTGCTGGGCGTGATGCTGGTCTTTAATCTCTCCTACGTGGACATGTTCCTTACGACGAAAAACAAGGTGCGCAGCGGTTACGAAAAATGGAAGCAGTCTGTCAAAGAATCGATCCAGCTGCTCCATGCGGAAGAGCAAAAAGAGAGCGACGGGGAAGCCGCTCCTGCCGAGGAGGAAGCAGCCGGGCTTGCGCCGCTGGCTGGCGCGGACAGGCAGCCGGCGGTGGAAGCGCGCCATCCGGCTGCGCCGAGCCAGTCGGCGGATGCGCAGGCGCACGAGGAGCCGCCGGTCAACCCGGTGATTCGCGACTTTGCCGAACGACTGCTGGAGGAACGGACGGAGTCGCCCGCTTCCTTGGGCAAGGAGCAGGAGAGCAGGCCCTCCTCCGGCGGCAAGGCGATCGCAGTCGCTTCGGCCAACGACGCGCAAGAGGCGGACTTTTCCCTGACGCAGCAGATGGACGAGCAGGTCCTGCCGTACAAGCTGCCCAGTTTGAAAATGCTCTCCCGCCCCAAGGCGGTTTCGCTGGGCAAGGATGTGGATCATACGACCAATGCGGCCAAGCTGGTGAATACGCTGAAGAGCTTTGGCGTCAATGCCAGCGTTTCGGAAGTGCACCGCGGCCCGGCGGTAACCCGCTACGAGATCCAGCCGGCGATCGGGGTCAAGGTCAGCCGGATTGTCAGTCTCACCGATGACCTGGCGCTCGCGCTGGCGGCCAAAGACATTCGCATCGAAGCGCCGATCCCCGGCAAATCGGCAATCGGGATCGAAGTGCCGAATACGGAAGTGGCAGTGGTTACCTTGCGCGAGGTACTGGAGTCGAGCCGCTATCAGGATGCCGCGGCCAAACTGACGGTGGCCCTGGGCCGGGACATCTCCGGCGAGCCGATCGTCGCCGACCTGGCGAAGATGCCGCACCTGTTGGTCGCCGGGGCGACGGGGAGCGGAAAATCGGTTTGTATCAACAGTTTGATCATGAGCATTCTCTTCAAGGCGAAGCCGCATGAAGTGAAGCTGATGATGATCGACCCCAAGATGGTGGAACTGAACGTCTACAACGGAATTCCCCATCTGCTCGCACCGGTGGTGACCGATCCGCGGCGCGCGTCGGTGGCGCTGAAAAAAGTGGTGGCGGAAATGGAACGCCGCTACAACCTGTTCGCCAAACACGGCAGCCGCAACATCGAAATGTACAACCAATTGGCCCGCGGGCGCGCAGCAGGCGAGGAACACCTGTCGCCGCTGCCCTACATCGTGGTGATTGTGGACGAGCTGGCCGACCTGATGATGGTGGCTCCGGGGGACGTGGAGGACGCGATCTGCCGGCTGGCGCAGATGGCCAGGGCAGCCGGCATCCATTTGATCATCGCGACCCAACGCCCCTCTGTCGACGTCATCACCGGCGTGATCAAGGCGAACATCCCCTCGCGGATTGCCTTTGGGGTCTCCTCGATGGCAGACTCGCGCACGATCCTGGACATGGGCGGAGCGGAGAAGCTGCTGGGCAGAGGCGACATGCTCTTTTTGCCGATGGGTGCCTCCAAGCCGATTCGCGTGCAAGGGGCCTTTGTCTCGGACAAAGAGGTGGAAGAGGTGGTGCGCTTCGTCAAGCAGCAGCAGCAGGCCCGCTACCAGGCCGAGATGATCCCCGAAGAAGCGAGCGAAGAGCCGCAGCCGGTCATCGACGACGAGCTGTACGAGCAAGCGGTGCAGATTGTCGCGGAAGCGCAGACGGCCTCCGCTTCCCTCCTGCAGCGCCGCTTGCGGATTGGCTACACCCGCGCGGCCCGCTTGATCGACATGATGGAGGCGCAGGGCGTGGTGGGGCCGTACGAAGGCAGCAAGCCGCGGGAAGTAAAGGTACCTCGGCCGTCCGAAGAAAGCAACATCTCCTAA
- a CDS encoding ClpP family protease: MPDTSLDGFLHRTGAWNDEQPPATPPQVPPPPSPEEPPVQPPGDVPAGDDPKKRVLDTISQLGQTNVPQLDSNIYCLSIIGQVEGHIQLPPQNKTTKYEHVIPQLVAAEQSPKVEGVLCILNTVGGDVEAGLAIAEMIASLSKPVVTLVLGGGHSIGVPIAVAGDYSFIAETATMTIHPIRLTGLVIGVPQTFEYLDKMQDRVVSFVARHSKISEAQFRELMMATGQLTRDVGTNVIGTDAVKYGLIDEVGGLGSALQKLNQLIEQTRSQKQVSP, from the coding sequence ATGCCCGACACGTCGTTGGATGGGTTTCTGCACAGGACCGGTGCCTGGAACGACGAGCAGCCGCCGGCAACGCCACCGCAGGTCCCGCCGCCCCCGTCTCCAGAGGAGCCGCCCGTGCAGCCGCCGGGAGATGTTCCCGCAGGAGACGATCCGAAAAAGCGCGTTCTCGACACAATCAGCCAGTTGGGCCAGACCAACGTGCCGCAGTTGGACAGCAACATTTACTGCCTGTCGATCATCGGTCAAGTGGAAGGACATATCCAACTGCCGCCGCAAAACAAGACGACCAAGTACGAGCATGTGATCCCGCAGTTGGTGGCAGCCGAGCAAAGCCCCAAGGTGGAAGGGGTGCTCTGCATCCTCAACACCGTAGGCGGGGACGTCGAAGCAGGGCTGGCGATTGCCGAGATGATCGCATCCCTTTCCAAACCGGTCGTCACCCTCGTTCTCGGCGGCGGACACAGCATCGGTGTGCCGATCGCGGTAGCCGGTGACTACTCCTTCATCGCGGAAACCGCGACGATGACGATTCATCCGATTCGCTTGACCGGCCTGGTGATCGGCGTTCCGCAAACGTTTGAATACCTGGACAAGATGCAGGATCGGGTGGTCAGCTTTGTCGCCCGCCATTCCAAGATCAGCGAAGCGCAGTTTCGCGAGTTGATGATGGCAACCGGCCAGCTGACGCGCGATGTTGGTACCAACGTCATCGGCACGGATGCGGTCAAATACGGACTGATCGATGAAGTAGGGGGACTGGGCAGCGCCCTGCAGAAGCTGAATCAGCTGATCGAACAAACACGCAGTCAAAAGCAGGTGAGCCCATGA
- a CDS encoding stalk domain-containing protein — protein MEQVNRRGRPRLPGRRLAALVFGAAMLLTAPCLVQAGSAAAGPEIPLIMDGKGVISDVEPMIRNDRLLVPIRAIAEKAKLNVSYNASSRTVVIKGEQQIQLGVDSRQAWVGGKQVRLDVAPIIVNGRTLVPVRFVSEGLGYHVSWDQRSKIAYIMTDSFVRTHIVREGESLWKISRAYDVPVKAIQQFNQLADQTIVTGQRLLIPRGGNQPYIPASAVDKCYLVQSGDTLAEIAAQHGTTVDAIVSHNRLTDTTLYAGQVLYLPPEASNPRHPLLARLTERKLLSAENVFPFAAYSSYEPFYDTYGDRREWNQDGTTDSRVHEGIDVLAEAGTPVYAITSGVINRIGWNSYGGWRINITDASGNYRLYYAHMSGYAPGLSVGSWVEAGQLIGFVGNTGYGAAGTAGKFPPHLHVGLYHAATNQTFNPFYYLKYWEAHKVW, from the coding sequence ATGGAGCAGGTGAATAGGCGCGGACGACCTCGCTTGCCGGGCAGGAGGTTGGCTGCGCTTGTTTTTGGTGCGGCCATGCTGCTCACCGCTCCTTGCCTGGTACAGGCGGGCAGCGCAGCAGCGGGCCCGGAGATACCGCTGATCATGGACGGAAAAGGCGTCATCAGCGATGTTGAGCCGATGATCCGCAACGACCGCTTGCTGGTGCCGATCCGGGCGATTGCGGAAAAAGCGAAGCTGAACGTGTCGTACAATGCCAGCAGTCGGACCGTTGTCATCAAAGGCGAGCAGCAGATCCAGCTGGGCGTAGACAGCCGGCAAGCCTGGGTTGGCGGAAAGCAGGTGCGGTTGGATGTCGCGCCCATCATCGTCAACGGACGTACGCTCGTACCTGTGCGGTTTGTCAGCGAGGGTTTGGGATACCATGTAAGCTGGGATCAGCGCTCGAAAATCGCTTATATCATGACAGATTCCTTCGTTCGCACACACATTGTGCGGGAAGGGGAATCACTGTGGAAAATCAGCCGTGCGTACGACGTACCGGTGAAAGCGATCCAGCAGTTTAATCAATTGGCGGATCAGACGATTGTGACGGGCCAGCGGCTGTTGATTCCGCGCGGCGGCAATCAGCCGTATATTCCGGCTTCCGCGGTGGACAAATGCTACCTGGTCCAGTCCGGCGACACACTGGCAGAGATCGCCGCGCAGCACGGGACAACGGTAGACGCGATTGTTTCGCATAACCGGCTGACGGACACCACCCTCTATGCGGGACAAGTACTGTATTTGCCGCCGGAGGCCAGCAATCCCCGTCACCCGCTCTTGGCCCGGTTGACAGAGCGTAAGCTGCTTTCAGCAGAGAATGTTTTTCCTTTTGCAGCGTACAGCAGCTATGAACCGTTCTACGATACATATGGGGATCGCAGAGAGTGGAACCAGGACGGCACGACGGATAGCCGCGTTCACGAAGGGATCGACGTGCTGGCGGAAGCGGGCACGCCGGTTTACGCGATTACCTCAGGCGTGATCAACCGCATCGGCTGGAATTCGTATGGTGGCTGGCGGATCAACATTACCGACGCAAGCGGCAACTACCGCCTCTACTACGCCCACATGTCCGGTTACGCGCCTGGCCTTTCCGTAGGCAGTTGGGTAGAGGCGGGCCAGTTGATCGGCTTTGTCGGAAACACCGGCTACGGTGCCGCGGGGACGGCAGGCAAGTTCCCGCCGCATTTGCACGTTGGACTTTATCACGCTGCAACCAACCAGACGTTCAATCCCTTTTACTACCTGAAGTACTGGGAAGCACACAAGGTGTGGTGA
- a CDS encoding YlzJ-like family protein, with amino-acid sequence MIIHSVVPLELIFENYEQTSKQKLREITLGKGVTMVVAESGPYEGTVVRLISPNPQDYLDPRFAPGQKIRFRPDLS; translated from the coding sequence ATGATCATCCATTCTGTCGTACCGTTGGAGTTGATATTTGAAAATTATGAACAGACCAGTAAGCAAAAGCTGCGGGAAATTACGCTGGGCAAAGGTGTGACGATGGTGGTCGCGGAGAGCGGCCCGTATGAAGGAACCGTTGTTCGCCTGATCAGTCCCAATCCGCAGGACTACCTCGACCCGCGGTTTGCGCCAGGGCAAAAAATCCGCTTTCGCCCCGACCTCTCGTAA
- a CDS encoding ABC transporter permease translates to MHRLGRMFLKESFLVPLVAILLGLLTGAIAMLAGGFDPLLAYQSLLKKVFGSLYNFGETIRQITPLIFTGLSVAFAFRTGLFNIGVEGQFIMGMAASVLVGVTVDLPVYLHVPLSLFAGALAGGLWGAIAGWLKAVRGVHEVITTIMLNWTGLYFSNYILNAFLVPEGAQQSEPIKESASISIVWLSELFDNARMHWGTLLALLAAVVFYIVLWKTKAGFELRSVGFNPHASEYAGMNVKRNIINAMLIGGAFAGLGGACEVLGVFHYHTIMSAMTGYGFDGIAVALIGGNTASGVVLGAILLGALNHGASGMNFGAGVPVELVRVVIAAVIFFVAAHGIVKLLRRPVVAKQKEVL, encoded by the coding sequence ATGCATAGACTGGGACGGATGTTTCTGAAAGAGTCGTTTTTGGTTCCGCTCGTTGCGATTTTGCTCGGTTTGCTGACCGGGGCCATCGCCATGCTGGCCGGCGGGTTTGACCCGCTGCTGGCGTACCAGTCCCTTTTGAAAAAGGTGTTTGGCAGCCTGTACAACTTTGGCGAGACGATCCGGCAAATCACCCCGTTGATCTTTACCGGGCTGTCCGTTGCGTTTGCCTTTCGGACGGGGTTGTTCAACATCGGCGTGGAAGGGCAGTTTATCATGGGAATGGCTGCTTCCGTGTTGGTCGGGGTTACCGTAGATCTGCCCGTTTATCTGCACGTACCGCTCAGTCTGTTTGCGGGAGCGCTGGCCGGCGGACTGTGGGGAGCGATCGCCGGCTGGCTGAAAGCGGTTCGCGGCGTGCACGAAGTGATCACCACGATCATGTTGAACTGGACGGGGCTGTATTTCTCCAACTACATCCTGAACGCGTTTCTGGTGCCAGAAGGCGCACAGCAGTCGGAGCCGATCAAGGAATCGGCCTCCATCTCGATCGTCTGGCTGTCGGAGCTGTTTGACAATGCGCGCATGCACTGGGGAACCCTGTTGGCGCTGTTGGCGGCCGTCGTTTTTTACATCGTCCTGTGGAAGACGAAGGCCGGCTTTGAACTGCGCAGTGTTGGGTTCAATCCGCACGCCTCCGAGTACGCCGGGATGAACGTGAAACGGAACATCATCAACGCGATGCTGATCGGCGGTGCCTTTGCCGGACTGGGCGGCGCCTGTGAAGTGTTGGGCGTGTTCCACTACCATACGATCATGTCCGCGATGACCGGTTACGGCTTTGACGGGATTGCGGTCGCGCTGATTGGCGGCAACACGGCGAGCGGTGTTGTGCTGGGCGCCATCCTCCTCGGGGCGCTGAACCACGGAGCGTCGGGGATGAACTTTGGCGCCGGCGTGCCTGTGGAGTTGGTGCGGGTGGTGATCGCGGCCGTCATCTTCTTCGTCGCTGCGCACGGGATCGTGAAGCTTTTGCGAAGACCGGTCGTCGCCAAGCAGAAAGAGGTGCTGTAG
- a CDS encoding ABC transporter ATP-binding protein produces the protein MRGVTKRFPGIVANDRVNLRVKKGEIHALLGENGAGKSTLMNILFGLYQPDEGEILIHGKPVNITSPRKANEWGIGMVHQHFMLVEPFTVTENIILGKEPRKGLGIDIKTAAREVAAISARYGLSVDPYAKIEDISVGMQQRVEILKTLYRGAEILILDEPTAVLTPQEIRELMEIMENLVAEGKTIILITHKLKEIMAVCDSVTIIRRGKVVDSLAVAETTPDELAAKMVGREVSFRVDKQSALPQEVILAVENVTALDNRGLKALDGISFAVRAGEILGIAGVDGNGQSELVEVLTGLRKVEQGSIKLKGVELSNRTPREISAAGVSHIPEDRQKRGLVLDFTLSENMVLSTYHHPRYSKNGFLDYRAIAEQAARLVAKFDVRTASTHTLARALSGGNQQKAVIAREVEKDPDLLIAAQPTRGLDVGAIEFIHRQLIEQRDKGKAVLLLSLELDEIMKLADRIAVIYEGKIVGIVDPNQTDEQELGLMMAGSSRQGGRGDA, from the coding sequence ATGAGAGGAGTAACCAAACGTTTCCCGGGAATCGTCGCCAACGATCGGGTCAATCTACGGGTAAAAAAGGGGGAGATCCACGCCCTGCTGGGCGAGAACGGAGCGGGCAAGTCGACGCTGATGAACATCTTGTTCGGACTGTATCAGCCCGATGAAGGCGAGATCCTGATCCACGGGAAGCCGGTGAACATCACCAGCCCCCGCAAGGCCAACGAATGGGGAATCGGCATGGTGCACCAACACTTCATGCTGGTGGAGCCGTTCACGGTGACGGAAAACATCATCCTCGGCAAAGAACCGCGCAAGGGCCTGGGCATCGATATCAAAACGGCTGCCCGCGAGGTGGCGGCCATCTCCGCCCGCTATGGGCTCAGCGTCGATCCGTACGCGAAGATTGAGGATATTTCGGTCGGCATGCAGCAACGTGTCGAAATTTTAAAAACACTTTACCGCGGCGCGGAGATTCTGATCCTGGACGAACCGACGGCGGTACTGACACCGCAGGAGATCCGGGAACTGATGGAGATTATGGAAAATCTCGTTGCCGAAGGGAAAACGATCATTCTCATCACCCACAAGTTAAAAGAGATTATGGCCGTCTGCGACAGCGTCACCATCATCCGCCGCGGCAAGGTGGTCGACTCGCTCGCCGTGGCCGAAACCACCCCCGACGAACTGGCCGCGAAGATGGTCGGGCGGGAAGTCAGTTTTCGCGTAGACAAGCAGTCCGCCCTGCCCCAGGAGGTGATCCTCGCGGTGGAAAACGTGACCGCTCTCGACAATCGCGGCCTGAAAGCGCTGGACGGCATCTCCTTTGCGGTGCGCGCGGGCGAAATTCTCGGCATTGCCGGCGTAGACGGCAACGGGCAGAGTGAACTGGTCGAGGTATTAACCGGTTTGCGCAAGGTGGAGCAAGGTTCGATCAAACTGAAGGGCGTGGAATTGAGCAACCGGACGCCCCGCGAGATTTCCGCAGCCGGAGTGTCCCACATCCCGGAGGACCGCCAGAAACGCGGACTCGTCCTGGACTTTACGCTGAGTGAAAACATGGTGTTGTCCACCTATCATCACCCGCGCTACAGCAAAAACGGCTTCCTCGACTACCGCGCGATCGCCGAACAGGCAGCGCGGCTCGTCGCGAAATTTGACGTGCGGACCGCCAGCACCCATACCCTGGCGCGGGCGCTGTCCGGGGGGAACCAGCAAAAGGCGGTGATCGCCCGCGAAGTGGAGAAAGATCCGGATCTCCTGATCGCGGCTCAGCCGACCCGCGGTCTTGACGTGGGGGCGATCGAGTTCATCCACCGCCAGCTGATTGAACAGCGCGATAAAGGAAAAGCGGTGCTGCTGCTCTCGCTGGAGCTGGACGAGATCATGAAGCTGGCCGATCGGATTGCCGTAATCTACGAAGGCAAGATCGTCGGCATCGTCGACCCGAACCAGACCGATGAACAGGAACTGGGCCTGATGATGGCCGGCAGCAGCAGACAAGGAGGACGCGGCGATGCATAG
- a CDS encoding ABC transporter permease — MDLLQITSNLIHDTVVFSTALIFAALGGLYSERSGVVNIGLEGMMIAGAFTGAVVTFFVQELGGLAPWLGFAASILAGVLFALLHAVASVTFHADQVVSGVAINCLAPGLTVYLTKIIFAGAGQTTTLSTVFGKWSLPVLGDLPFLGHAFFVAYPTSYIAFLLVAVSWYVLYKTAFGLRLRSVGEHPRAAETAGIHVKRVRYTAVLISGALAAMGGATIALTTTSNFSHNTVSGQGYIALAALIFGKWHPLGALAAALFFGVAQALKGLVQVYNLTHYIPIEFIFMLPYVLTILVLAGAVGRSRPPAALGKPYETGTR, encoded by the coding sequence ATGGATCTTTTGCAGATCACCAGCAATCTGATTCACGACACGGTCGTCTTTTCTACGGCATTGATCTTCGCTGCCTTGGGCGGACTTTACTCCGAGCGGTCCGGCGTGGTCAATATCGGTCTGGAGGGGATGATGATCGCCGGCGCTTTTACCGGCGCGGTCGTCACGTTTTTTGTCCAGGAGCTGGGGGGACTGGCGCCCTGGCTCGGCTTCGCTGCGTCGATTCTCGCTGGCGTACTGTTTGCCCTGCTGCATGCCGTCGCTTCCGTTACGTTCCATGCGGACCAGGTGGTGAGCGGGGTGGCGATCAACTGCCTGGCGCCTGGATTGACGGTCTACCTGACCAAAATCATCTTTGCCGGCGCAGGCCAGACAACCACCCTGTCGACGGTGTTCGGCAAATGGAGTCTGCCCGTCCTGGGCGATCTCCCGTTTCTCGGCCACGCCTTCTTTGTGGCCTATCCCACGAGCTACATCGCCTTTTTGCTGGTGGCCGTAAGTTGGTACGTACTGTACAAGACCGCGTTTGGCCTCCGTCTGCGCTCCGTCGGGGAGCACCCGCGGGCCGCCGAAACGGCGGGGATCCACGTCAAGCGCGTACGCTACACGGCGGTGCTGATCAGCGGCGCCTTGGCCGCGATGGGCGGCGCGACGATCGCGCTGACGACGACCAGCAACTTCTCGCACAATACCGTCTCCGGGCAAGGCTACATTGCCCTTGCCGCCCTGATCTTCGGCAAGTGGCACCCACTGGGTGCGCTGGCCGCCGCGCTGTTTTTCGGAGTGGCCCAGGCCTTGAAAGGACTGGTGCAGGTGTACAACCTGACGCATTACATCCCGATCGAGTTTATCTTCATGCTGCCCTACGTCCTGACGATTTTGGTGCTGGCCGGAGCAGTCGGCAGATCCAGACCACCGGCGGCACTGGGCAAACCGTACGAAACGGGGACGCGCTGA
- a CDS encoding BMP family lipoprotein, producing MKTFFAVLSAATLSLALLLAGCGSSGQPPAASGNAEGPAAADGGQAGQPKSNLKIGMVTDVGGVNDNSFNQSAWEGLQRLQQETGIEVKYLQSTGDAQYVPNLNEFVKSGWDLTWGIGLLLGDHVKKVAEENPEAKLAIIDAVVEAPNVASITFKEHEGSFLVGVVAGMMTKTGKVGFVGGMDIPVIKRFEAGFKAGVAAANPNVEVITIYTGFFDKPDLGKSAASTMYGQGADIVFHASGATGDGVFNEAKDRKAKGEAVWVIGVDKDQSLTFGNEITLTSMIKRVDEAVYRVSKELADGKFAGGQAVELGLKENGVDLAETSKDNVPADVLQKVEEYKQKIINGELTVPQEPAK from the coding sequence ATGAAAACGTTTTTCGCGGTGCTCTCTGCGGCCACTTTGAGTCTTGCCCTGCTGCTCGCCGGATGCGGTTCCAGCGGCCAGCCGCCAGCCGCCAGCGGCAATGCGGAAGGGCCGGCGGCGGCCGACGGCGGGCAGGCCGGACAGCCGAAATCCAACCTGAAGATTGGCATGGTGACAGATGTCGGTGGCGTAAACGACAACTCGTTCAACCAGAGCGCATGGGAAGGGCTGCAGCGGCTGCAGCAGGAGACGGGAATCGAAGTGAAGTACCTGCAGAGCACCGGAGATGCCCAGTACGTGCCCAACCTCAACGAGTTTGTGAAAAGCGGCTGGGATCTGACGTGGGGGATCGGCCTTTTGCTGGGCGACCACGTCAAGAAGGTGGCGGAGGAAAACCCCGAGGCCAAGCTGGCAATCATCGATGCCGTGGTGGAAGCTCCGAACGTCGCGTCGATCACCTTTAAAGAGCACGAAGGCTCATTCCTCGTGGGGGTCGTGGCCGGCATGATGACGAAAACCGGCAAGGTAGGGTTTGTCGGCGGCATGGACATCCCGGTGATCAAGCGCTTTGAAGCAGGCTTCAAAGCGGGTGTGGCAGCCGCGAACCCGAATGTGGAAGTGATCACGATTTACACCGGCTTTTTTGACAAGCCCGATCTCGGCAAATCGGCCGCATCGACGATGTACGGCCAGGGTGCCGACATCGTCTTCCACGCTTCCGGTGCCACCGGCGACGGCGTGTTCAACGAGGCGAAAGACCGCAAGGCGAAAGGCGAAGCGGTGTGGGTGATCGGGGTGGACAAGGACCAATCGCTCACTTTCGGCAACGAGATCACCCTCACGTCCATGATCAAACGCGTTGATGAAGCCGTCTACCGCGTCTCCAAAGAGCTCGCCGACGGCAAGTTCGCCGGCGGTCAAGCGGTCGAACTGGGGCTCAAGGAGAACGGGGTGGACCTGGCGGAGACCTCCAAAGATAACGTGCCCGCAGACGTTCTGCAAAAAGTGGAAGAGTACAAGCAAAAAATCATCAACGGTGAGCTCACCGTACCGCAGGAGCCCGCGAAATAA